One genomic window of Glycine soja cultivar W05 chromosome 9, ASM419377v2, whole genome shotgun sequence includes the following:
- the LOC114368002 gene encoding uncharacterized protein LOC114368002, with product MEQKHVLLSALSVGVGLGVGLGLSSGQKWIGGNRDSDELSVELIVQELKNLVVEGRSSNVTFEDFPYYLSERTQALLTSAAYVHLKSLHFSKHTRNLPPASRAILLSGPAEPYQQMLAKALAHYFESKLLLLDITDFSVKLQNKFGCSRKEPSFKRSISEVTLERMSGLFGSFSMISSTGETRGILRQQSSAFVSSNPPKLRRNASASSDISSTSSQCGPTFPAPLKRTSSLCFDEKLFVQSLYKLLVFITETSSIILYIRDVEKLVLQSPRLYNLLQKMIKKLSGSVLILGSQILDSEDDCKEVDERFSALFPYNIEIKAPEDETHLGSWKGQLEKDMKDIQFQDNRNHIAEVLAANDIDCDDLNSICHGDTILLSNYIEEIVVSALSYHLMNTKDPEYRNGKLVISANSLSHGLSLFQEGKSSGNLKTNESNKENAGEDITGAKNEVKCDNQAPENKSETEKSIPVTKKDGENPTPAKAEVPDNEFEKRIRPEVIPANEIGVTFADIGALDEIKESLQELVMLPLRRPDLFKGGLLKPCRGILLFGPPGTGKTMLAKAIANEAGASFINVSMSTITSKWFGEDEKNVRALFTLAAKVAPTIIFVDEVDSMLGQRTRVGEHEAMRKIKNEFMTHWDGLLTGPNEQILVLAATNRPFDLDEAIIRRFERRILVGLPSVENREMILKTLLAKEKHENLDFKELATMTEGYTGSDLKNLCITAAYRPVRELIQQERLKDMEKKKREAEGQSSEDASNNKDKEEQEITLRPLNMEDMRQAKSQVAASFASEGSVMNELKQWNDLYGEGGSRKKQQLTYFL from the exons TGAAAGAACTCAAGCTTTGTTGACAAGTGCTGCATATGTTCATTTAAAAAGTCTTCACTTTTCCAAGCACACCAGGAACCTCCCACCAGCAAGCAGGGCTATTTTGCTATCTGGTCCAGCAG AACCTTACCAGCAAATGCTTGCCAAAGCTTTAGCACATTACTTTGAATCAAAGTTGCTGTTATTAGATATTACTGACTTTTCTGTGAAG TTGCAGAATAAATTTGGATGTTCTAGAAAAGAACCA TCTTTCAAAAGGTCAATATCCGAGGTAACTCTGGAGAGAATGTCTGGTTTGTTTGGTTCCTTTTCAATGATTTCTTCAACAGGAGAAACAAGAG GAATTCTGCGTCAACAAAGCAGTGCATTTGTAAGTTCCAATCCTCCAAAGCTTAGGAGGAATGCCTCTGCTTCATCTGATATAAGTAGCACTTCTTCCCAATGTGGTCCAACATTTCCAG CTCCTTTAAAGCGCACAAGTAGCTTGTGTTTTGATGAAAAGCTCTTTGTGCAGTCACTTTACAAG CTTTTGGTTTTTATCACAGAAACTAGTTCCATCATTTTATACATCAGGGATGTTGAGAAGCTCGTTCTCCAATCACCAAGGTTATATAATTTACtacaaaaaatgataaagaaacTATCAGGTTCAGTGTTGATCCTTGGTTCCCAGATATTAGATTCAGAAGATGATTGCAAAGAAGTTGATGAAAGGTTCTCTGCACTATTCCCCTACAACATTGAGATCAAAGCTCCTGAAGATGAAACTCATCTTGGCAGTTGGAAAGGCCAACTGGAAAAGGACATGAAAGATATTCAGTTCCAAGATAATAGAAACCACATTGCTGAAGTACTTGCAGCAAATGACATTGATTGTGATGACTTGAACTCAATCTGCCATGGAGACACTATCTTACTCAGTAATTATATTGAAGAAATTGTAGTATCTGCATTATCTTACCATTTGATGAATACCAAGGATCCGGAATACCGAAATGGAAAGCTAGTTATATCAGCCAATAG TTTGTCCCATGGATTGAGTCTGTTCCAGGAAGGCAAGAGTAGTGGGAATCTGAAGACTAATGAATCTAACAAG GAAAATGCTGGAGAAGATATTACTGGTGCAAAGAATGAAGTGAAGTGTGACAACCAAGCACCTGAAAACAAGAGTGAGACAGAGAAATCCATACCAGTAACGAAGAAAGATGGCGAAAATCCTACACCTGCAAAAGCT GAAGTTCCTGACAACGAGTTTGAGAAGCGCATAAGACCAGAGGTTATCCCTGCAAATGAGATAGGGGTTACATTTGCAGATATTGGTGCGTTGGATGAGATTAAAGAATCACTTCAAGAGCTGGTAATGCTTCCCCTTAGAAGGCCAGACCTCTTCAAAGGTGGGCTTCTGAAGCCATGTAGAGGTATATTGCTTTTTGGGCCTCCTGGTACTGGAAAAACAATGCTAGCAAAGGCAATTGCAAATGAAGCTGGTGCAAGTTTCATCAATGTCTCAATGTCAACCATCACATCAAAATGGTTTGGAGAGGATGAAAAGAACGTCCGAGCTCTGTTCACACTGGCAGCTAAGGTTGCCCCAACAATTATCTTTGTTGACGAGGTTGACAGTATGCTTGGACAGAGGACTAGAGTAGGAGAGCATGAGGCCATGAGgaagattaaaaatgaattcaTGACACACTGGGATGGGCTATTAACTGGACCTAATGAGCAAATTTTGGTTCTCGCAGCAACCAACAGGCCATTTGACCTTGATGAAGCTATCATAAGACGGTTTGAGCGCAG GATCTTGGTTGGTCTTCCATCTGTTGAGAACAGGGAAATGATCTTGAAGACTCTTTTGGCTAAAGAGAAACATGAAAACTTAGACTTCAAAGAGCTGGCAACCATGACAGAAGGATATACTGGAAGCGATCTTAAG AATTTGTGCATCACTGCGGCTTATCGACCTGTTAGAGAACTAATACAGCAGGAGAGACTGAAGGACATG gaaaagaagaaaagagaagcaGAAGGCCAAAGCTCTGAAGATGCTTCAAACAATAAAGATaaggaagaacaagaaattaCCCTGAGGCCTTTAAACATGGAAGACATGAGACAGGCCAAGAGTCAG GTGGCTGCAAGTTTTGCGTCAGAAGGATCCGTAATGAATGAGTTGAAGCAGTGGAATGATTTGTATGGAGAAGGAGGTTCAAGGAAGAAACAACAACTCACTTACTTCCTATAG